A single Aspergillus chevalieri M1 DNA, chromosome 3, nearly complete sequence DNA region contains:
- a CDS encoding putative ubiquitin conjugating enzyme E2 (COG:O;~EggNog:ENOG410PNRI;~InterPro:IPR016135,IPR023313,IPR000608;~PFAM:PF00179), with the protein MPSAFRRLAADHHSLHDELPPNYLFPPDDSSDDLTQLSILLAGPQGTPYMRGLWRLHLKIPEDYPKSPPKATFRTRIWHPNVEETTGAVCVDTLKRDWKPELTLRDVLITISCLLIYPNPDSALNSAAGALQQEDYEAFARQAKVMTSIHAPVPADMKNAVMEAKLRGEDAGTVIQEQQEDSRALRSRKGTKVQSVTMKRKGNTPQPQPTQPLPAPTTDQDEIMTSSDAENENDENNTSTASKENDPSLSPIKFAPPSPRKNVHGKRPLSVLTMPLDHAHTPFNDQPSPPTTIMDTDEDGNGMMMTASEKNIAANHQDSISEEDENRGDASSRRKSPKLSTLNKGVNTSGRIRDDIFEDTPPTPSTNHRCTKTTGKENHDYDTVADTNKDLGKAARRNYYSGANAATNPNPNTHPIPTLSSASSSGSASLSVSPATAPTRLKGAKAKGATRSVSGTRKVSKPRIGLRRL; encoded by the exons ATG CCCTCAGCCTTCCGCCGTCTCGCAGCAGACCACCACTCCCTCCACGACGAGCTCCCCCCAAACTACCTCTTTCCACCCGACGACTCCTCCGACGACCTAACCCAACTCTCCATCCTCCTCGCTGGCCCCCAGGGCACACCGTATATGCGGGGATTATGGCGATTACATCTGAAAATACCAGAGGATTACCCTAAGAGTCCGCCAAAGGCAACGTTCCGGACGAGGATCTGGCATCCGAATGTAGAGGAGACGACGGGGGCGGTCTGTGTGGATACGCTGAAGAGGGATTGGAAGCCGGAGTTGACATTGAGGGATGTTTTGATT ACGATATCGTGTTTGCTGATTTATCCGAATCCGGACTCTGCGCTGAATTCGGCGGCTGGCGCGCTGCAGCAAGAAGACTATGAGGCCTTTGCGCGCCAGGCTAAGGTCATGACATCGATACACGCGCCGGTTCCCGCGGATATGAAAAATGCAGTGATGGAGGCGAAATTAAGAGGCGAGGATGCCGGGACAGTCATTCAAGAACAACAAGAGGATTCGCGCGCACTGCGCTCACGAAAAGGGACAAAGGTGCAATCCGTGACGATGAAAAGGAAGGGCAACACTCCACAACCGCAACCAACACAACCCTTACCAGCCCCGACCACCGACCAAGACGAAATCATGACATCCTCCGACGCCGAAAATGAAAACGACGAAAACAACacctccaccgccagcaaAGAAAACGACCCCTCCCTCTCCCCCATCAAATTCGCACCCCCAAGTCCGCGCAAAAACGTCCACGGCAAACGCCCCCTCTCGGTCCTCACAATGCCCTTAGACCACGCCCACACCCCCTTTAACGACCAACCCTCGCCCCCAACAACAATAATGGACACAGACGAAGACGGAAATGGCATGATGATGACTGCATCGGAGAAAAACATCGCCGCCAACCATCAAGACTCAATATCAGAAGAAGACGAAAACCGGGGAGACGCGTCTTCGCGACGAAAATCACCCAAACTTTCCACCCTAAACAAAGGCGTGAATACCTCGGGCCGCATCCGCGACGACATCTTCGAAGATACACccccaacaccatcaacaaaCCACCGCTGTACCAAAACAACCGGGAAAGAGAACCACGACTACGATACCGTCGCTGATACGAACAAGGATCTTGGTAAAGCGGCGCGGAGGAATTATTACAGCGGCGCTAATGCGGCTACGAACCCTAATCCTAACACCCATCCTATTCCTACATTATCATCTGCCTCTTCGTCTGGGTCTGCTTCTCTTTCTGTTTCCCCGGCTACCGCTCCGACCAGATTGAAGGGGGCCAAGGCTAAAGGTGCTACGCGGTCCGTCTCCGGGACTAGGAAGGTGTCTAAGCCGCGGATCGGACTTCGAAGATTATAA